One window of the Natrinema sp. CBA1119 genome contains the following:
- a CDS encoding RNA-guided endonuclease TnpB family protein: MQSSELTHTLSFGLDIQTGSGDDLQTGCLEARRIRNEANRLDRHGWDWGDIKSTVVDNANHVKNTSQLIVGKALSEIETYHDNKDDGWGRPYPYIDESYPVVMNHEEGYRLFFEDDGTVRFRVTATRGTHVKGELCGSPDHFDRLRTAFNDEEWRVGTAEVVHKHSEWRLHVTVTHENHQVASKVDADTIIGVDVNEDCIALIAMSRSSSVKDSVVFEYPSVKEQRHEFFTKRKRMQKAKQTAFETVVQTEERDYVHDCLHKVSRKVVEWVSQFSNPLIVFENLKDMRDSIDYGTRMNRRLHSLPFAALQEMVSYKAAWDGIPSDEVDPEYTSQRCPRTECQHTVRANRHKKRFKCRQCEFQDHSDRKAAVCVVQNWFDEQNENVPSLETLPRVKKVRWAASGAGGGPGSHGLILSSGVDRHGTSAQPEMEAREELKSVASAVPE, translated from the coding sequence GTGCAGTCGTCTGAACTCACCCACACTTTGTCGTTCGGACTAGACATCCAGACAGGGAGTGGCGACGACTTGCAAACCGGCTGTCTCGAAGCCCGACGCATCCGCAACGAAGCCAACCGTCTCGACCGACATGGCTGGGATTGGGGCGACATTAAATCAACCGTTGTTGACAACGCCAACCACGTCAAAAACACCAGCCAACTCATCGTTGGCAAAGCACTCAGTGAAATTGAAACCTATCACGACAACAAAGATGACGGGTGGGGCCGACCCTATCCATACATTGACGAGTCGTACCCGGTGGTGATGAACCACGAGGAAGGCTACCGCCTATTCTTCGAAGACGACGGTACGGTTCGATTCCGTGTCACTGCCACGAGAGGAACGCACGTCAAAGGCGAACTCTGTGGCAGCCCTGACCATTTCGATCGTCTACGGACTGCCTTCAACGACGAGGAGTGGCGGGTTGGTACCGCTGAAGTCGTTCACAAACACAGTGAGTGGCGACTCCACGTCACCGTCACGCACGAGAATCATCAAGTCGCCAGCAAGGTCGATGCAGACACGATTATCGGCGTGGATGTAAACGAGGACTGCATCGCTCTCATTGCGATGAGTCGGAGCAGTTCGGTGAAAGACTCCGTGGTGTTTGAGTATCCATCAGTCAAAGAACAACGCCACGAGTTCTTCACCAAGCGCAAGCGGATGCAGAAAGCCAAGCAGACCGCATTTGAGACAGTCGTACAGACTGAAGAACGCGACTACGTTCACGACTGCCTGCACAAAGTATCGCGGAAAGTAGTCGAATGGGTCTCGCAGTTTTCGAACCCGCTTATTGTCTTTGAAAACCTCAAAGACATGCGAGACTCCATTGACTACGGAACGCGGATGAACCGTCGCCTACACTCGCTGCCATTTGCAGCACTCCAAGAGATGGTCTCCTACAAGGCTGCGTGGGATGGGATTCCCAGCGATGAGGTTGACCCTGAATACACGAGTCAGCGATGCCCGAGAACGGAGTGCCAGCATACGGTACGAGCGAATCGCCATAAGAAGCGATTCAAGTGCCGTCAGTGTGAGTTCCAAGACCATTCTGATAGGAAGGCGGCGGTGTGCGTCGTGCAGAATTGGTTTGACGAACAGAATGAGAATGTGCCGTCTCTCGAAACCCTTCCACGAGTGAAGAAGGTGAGATGGGCGGCATCGGGGGCTGGTGGAGGCCCCGGCTCTCACGGACTCATTTTGAGTTCGGGTGTTGACCGACACGGAACGTCGGCGCAACCAGAGATGGAAGCGCGAGAGGAATTAAAATCCGTTGCCTCAGCAGTGCCAGAGTAA
- a CDS encoding nitronate monooxygenase has translation MTLTRPLYVLFGIEYPIVQAPIGSATTPQLAAAVSNAGGLGHLAVTWRDLEETQTGRGSRNACAD, from the coding sequence ATGACGCTGACGAGACCGCTGTATGTTCTGTTTGGGATCGAGTACCCGATCGTGCAGGCACCGATCGGCAGCGCGACGACCCCCCAACTCGCGGCAGCCGTCTCGAACGCCGGCGGCCTCGGCCACCTCGCGGTCACGTGGCGCGACCTCGAGGAAACGCAGACGGGGCGTGGGTCACGAAACGCGTGCGCTGATTGA
- the moaC gene encoding cyclic pyranopterin monophosphate synthase MoaC has protein sequence MSETPDERATPEGAADADDLTHTTDEGDVQMVDVGDKPDSERRAVAVGEIRLQPSTVEAIRADGIGKGDVLATARVGAIQAVKHTWETIPMCHQIPITNVDTDFSLSEDRIELRVAVETTGKTGCEMEALEGVTTGLNVVWDMVKAVEKDADGQYPDTGIENVRVLAKEKERA, from the coding sequence ATGAGTGAGACCCCCGACGAACGGGCGACACCGGAGGGAGCCGCGGACGCCGACGACCTCACGCACACGACCGACGAGGGCGACGTGCAGATGGTCGACGTCGGCGACAAACCCGACAGCGAGCGACGCGCGGTCGCCGTCGGCGAGATCCGCCTGCAGCCGTCGACGGTCGAGGCCATCCGAGCGGACGGAATCGGTAAGGGGGACGTCCTCGCGACCGCCCGCGTCGGCGCGATCCAGGCCGTCAAACACACGTGGGAGACGATCCCGATGTGTCACCAGATTCCGATCACGAACGTCGACACCGACTTCTCGCTCAGTGAGGATCGAATCGAACTCCGGGTTGCCGTCGAGACCACCGGCAAGACGGGCTGCGAGATGGAGGCCCTCGAGGGCGTCACGACCGGCCTCAACGTCGTCTGGGACATGGTCAAGGCCGTCGAGAAGGACGCGGACGGACAGTACCCCGATACGGGTATCGAGAACGTGCGCGTGCTCGCGAAGGAGAAGGAGCGAGCGTAA
- a CDS encoding NAD(P)H-hydrate dehydratase: MITGERMAAVDANAAALGVPRKQLMESSGHAVARAVRDVAESGARVVVVAGRGNNGGDAFVAARFLNEYDVTTLLLGRAELIGTDIARENWDALQRSAYETRAVTDSSEFESDATASDLAEADVIVDAMLGTGISGDLREPAASAARAINEADATVVAVDVPSGFDADGGDHADNAVAADRVVTFHDTKPGLDELAAEVTVADIGIPAAAERFVGPGDIDLARPDGRAGRPYIIGGGPYTGAPALAAQAALRASAELSFVAAPESVAGEIQGYGEDLIVQSYESDVLTPERAADLVETAEQYDNVVVLGPGLGTADETLEAARQFLESYTGRVVVDADALAVVPDLETDATLVCTPNRRELARMSGPDVDDLADAAEEVEAFAAELGHIVLAKGANDVITDGERTRISRSGTVGMKVGGTGDTLAGIVAALLEHAEPLDAAAAGAHVNGLAGERLAETQAFGFLASDMLEEIPAVLWGGSDE; encoded by the coding sequence ATGATCACAGGCGAGCGAATGGCCGCCGTCGACGCGAACGCCGCGGCGCTCGGCGTGCCGCGAAAGCAGCTGATGGAGTCGAGCGGACACGCCGTCGCCCGGGCGGTTCGGGACGTTGCGGAGTCGGGCGCTCGAGTCGTCGTCGTCGCCGGCCGCGGGAACAACGGGGGCGACGCGTTCGTCGCGGCTCGATTTCTGAATGAGTACGACGTGACGACGCTGTTGCTCGGCCGCGCGGAGCTGATCGGCACCGACATCGCTCGCGAGAACTGGGACGCCCTGCAGCGGTCCGCCTACGAGACGCGAGCGGTGACCGACTCGAGCGAGTTCGAATCCGACGCAACTGCGTCCGATCTCGCCGAGGCGGACGTGATCGTCGACGCGATGCTGGGAACGGGGATCAGCGGCGACCTTCGGGAACCGGCGGCGAGCGCGGCGCGGGCGATCAACGAGGCCGACGCGACCGTCGTCGCGGTCGACGTGCCCTCCGGGTTCGACGCCGACGGGGGCGACCACGCGGACAACGCCGTGGCGGCCGACCGCGTCGTCACCTTCCACGACACGAAACCGGGGTTGGACGAACTCGCGGCCGAGGTCACCGTCGCGGATATCGGCATTCCGGCCGCGGCGGAACGGTTCGTCGGCCCCGGAGACATCGATCTCGCGCGACCCGACGGCCGCGCGGGTCGGCCCTACATCATCGGCGGTGGTCCCTACACCGGCGCGCCGGCGCTCGCGGCACAGGCCGCGCTTCGCGCCAGCGCCGAACTCTCCTTCGTCGCCGCGCCCGAGTCCGTCGCCGGCGAGATCCAGGGCTACGGCGAGGACCTCATCGTCCAGTCCTACGAGAGCGACGTTCTCACGCCCGAGCGGGCCGCGGACCTCGTCGAGACGGCCGAACAGTACGACAACGTGGTCGTGCTGGGCCCGGGGCTCGGCACCGCCGACGAGACCCTCGAGGCGGCCCGGCAGTTCCTCGAGTCGTACACCGGTCGCGTCGTCGTCGACGCGGACGCGCTGGCGGTCGTCCCCGACCTCGAGACGGATGCGACGCTGGTCTGTACGCCCAACAGACGGGAACTCGCGAGAATGAGCGGCCCGGACGTCGACGATCTGGCGGATGCGGCCGAGGAGGTCGAAGCGTTCGCGGCCGAGCTGGGTCACATCGTGCTCGCGAAGGGCGCGAACGACGTCATCACCGACGGCGAACGCACGCGGATCAGTCGCTCGGGAACCGTGGGGATGAAAGTCGGCGGCACGGGCGACACGCTCGCGGGAATCGTCGCGGCGCTGCTGGAACACGCCGAGCCGCTCGACGCCGCCGCAGCGGGCGCTCACGTCAACGGCCTCGCGGGCGAACGGCTGGCGGAAACCCAGGCCTTCGGTTTTCTCGCCTCTGACATGCTCGAGGAAATTCCCGCGGTCCTGTGGGGTGGTTCGGATGAGTGA
- a CDS encoding ABC transporter ATP-binding protein codes for MAAIRVDGLRKSYGSVEAVAGMEFAVDRGELYGFLGPNGAGKTTTIRTLTGQIRPDAGTVRVLETDPTTEPIETRRRVGILPEQGSPPSFLTPREYLEFVGEVRDLRPERVTDQTAAWAERLGFESKLDTLHTDLSRGQQQKVMIAQAFVHEPDVVFIDEPLANLDPLVQEQVKRFLVSYAAGDNAVFVSTHNIDVAEDICTRVGIVADGQLVTERSINDGDADDESLLELFLERVNGADARDMPTLEGMDGPDA; via the coding sequence ATGGCTGCAATTCGCGTGGACGGGCTGCGGAAGTCCTACGGATCCGTCGAGGCGGTGGCCGGGATGGAGTTCGCCGTCGACCGGGGGGAGCTGTACGGCTTTCTCGGGCCGAACGGTGCCGGCAAGACGACGACGATTCGGACGCTGACGGGACAGATCCGACCGGACGCGGGAACGGTGCGCGTCCTCGAGACCGATCCGACGACGGAGCCGATCGAGACGCGCCGGCGGGTCGGCATCCTGCCGGAACAGGGGTCGCCGCCGAGTTTTCTCACGCCCCGCGAGTACCTCGAGTTCGTCGGCGAGGTCCGCGACCTCCGTCCGGAGCGAGTCACTGACCAGACCGCGGCGTGGGCCGAACGACTCGGATTCGAGAGCAAGCTCGACACGCTGCACACCGATCTCTCCCGCGGGCAACAACAGAAGGTGATGATCGCGCAGGCGTTCGTCCACGAGCCGGACGTGGTCTTCATCGACGAGCCGCTGGCGAATCTCGATCCGCTCGTCCAGGAGCAGGTCAAGCGGTTCCTCGTCTCCTACGCGGCCGGCGACAACGCCGTCTTCGTCTCGACGCACAACATCGACGTCGCCGAGGACATCTGCACCCGCGTCGGCATCGTCGCCGACGGCCAACTCGTCACGGAGCGATCGATCAACGACGGCGACGCGGACGACGAATCGCTACTCGAGCTCTTCCTCGAGCGCGTCAACGGGGCCGACGCGCGAGATATGCCGACGCTCGAGGGGATGGACGGGCCGGACGCATGA
- a CDS encoding type II toxin-antitoxin system VapC family toxin, translating to MPEYLFDASSVVDILIGESGSDLDIAILFDEYMLDLTMYEVANSLWKIGMVNDNLTDDELEDAIDILDRLGTEMRRSTVINENLSPTMDVAQANGLTFYDAAYLATAERNDLTLVTEDSALRDSACDQDISVDNVRTSSLR from the coding sequence ATGCCTGAATATCTCTTTGATGCTAGCTCTGTGGTAGATATACTCATTGGCGAAAGTGGTTCCGATTTAGATATCGCCATCTTGTTTGATGAATATATGTTGGATTTGACGATGTATGAGGTGGCGAATTCGCTTTGGAAGATTGGGATGGTCAACGATAATCTGACTGATGATGAGTTGGAAGACGCGATTGATATTCTCGATCGACTTGGGACGGAAATGAGACGGAGTACCGTGATTAACGAAAACCTCTCTCCAACAATGGATGTCGCTCAAGCGAACGGACTCACGTTCTATGACGCGGCTTATCTTGCTACTGCAGAGCGGAATGATCTCACACTGGTGACTGAAGATAGCGCGCTTCGTGATTCCGCATGTGATCAAGATATTTCAGTGGATAACGTGCGTACCAGCTCTCTGAGGTAA
- a CDS encoding cobyric acid synthase yields MTRTLLVAGTASHVGKSTVAAGLCRLLADSGVDVAPFKGQNMSNNARVVVRPDADGQQSVEADDGTESSGTDNQWGEIGVSQFVQARAARTTPTTDCNPVLLKPRGDGESQLVVQGEAHEHVPAGTYYDEYWERAREAAEKSYRRLAADNDVIVAEGAGSIGEINLHDRDLANVETARFADADILLLVDIERGGAFASLYGTIELVPDALRERIVGALITKFRGDPSLLEPGIEEIESKTGVPILGVLPYDDPGLPEEDSVGLPGSEERGVVGDDDGVPAKSRIWIAVPRLPRISNATDLEALAAEPGVSVVYVPVDANAADPLEGVDADAVVLPGTKNTVDDLLALHDAGFADALAAFEGPIVGVCGGYQLLGERITNAALEGTGEADVVEGLGLLPVETRFEGDKRLEQTAVPVDGDASPLLEGATGPASGYEIHAGRTRALEDVSRPLGDSSAARGRVLGTYLHGLFDNASVLTAFLDAVAASAGVDRDAADSAGAGQEPGETPADRAARLVRDHVELATLGEPFERLE; encoded by the coding sequence ATGACCAGAACCCTCCTCGTCGCCGGAACCGCGAGCCACGTCGGCAAGTCGACGGTCGCCGCCGGCCTCTGCAGGCTGCTCGCCGATAGCGGAGTCGACGTCGCGCCGTTCAAGGGCCAGAACATGAGCAACAACGCTCGAGTCGTCGTTCGGCCGGACGCGGACGGCCAGCAGAGCGTCGAAGCCGACGACGGCACCGAATCGAGCGGCACGGACAATCAGTGGGGCGAAATCGGCGTCTCGCAGTTCGTCCAGGCTCGAGCGGCTCGAACCACTCCGACCACGGACTGCAATCCGGTGCTCCTCAAGCCCCGCGGCGACGGCGAGAGCCAGCTGGTGGTGCAGGGCGAGGCCCACGAGCACGTGCCCGCCGGCACGTACTACGATGAGTACTGGGAGCGGGCGCGCGAGGCGGCCGAGAAATCGTATCGCAGACTCGCGGCCGACAACGACGTGATCGTCGCCGAGGGTGCGGGCAGTATCGGCGAGATCAACCTGCACGATCGAGATCTCGCAAACGTCGAAACGGCTCGGTTCGCCGACGCCGACATCCTTCTGCTGGTCGACATCGAACGCGGCGGGGCCTTCGCCAGCCTCTACGGGACGATCGAACTCGTTCCCGACGCCCTCCGCGAGCGCATCGTCGGCGCGCTCATCACCAAATTCCGGGGCGATCCGTCACTGCTCGAGCCCGGGATCGAGGAGATCGAGTCGAAGACCGGCGTGCCGATTCTGGGCGTGCTCCCCTACGACGATCCCGGCCTCCCCGAGGAGGACAGCGTCGGCCTCCCCGGGAGCGAAGAACGGGGCGTCGTCGGCGACGACGACGGTGTTCCCGCAAAGAGCCGGATTTGGATCGCAGTCCCCCGACTGCCCCGAATCTCGAACGCGACCGATCTCGAGGCGCTGGCGGCCGAACCCGGTGTCTCGGTGGTTTACGTGCCGGTCGACGCCAACGCGGCCGATCCACTCGAGGGCGTCGACGCCGACGCGGTCGTCCTCCCGGGCACGAAGAACACGGTCGACGATCTGCTTGCACTCCACGACGCCGGCTTCGCCGACGCGCTCGCAGCCTTCGAGGGACCGATCGTCGGCGTCTGCGGCGGCTATCAGCTGCTCGGCGAGCGGATCACCAACGCCGCGCTCGAGGGGACCGGCGAGGCCGACGTCGTCGAGGGACTGGGCCTGTTACCGGTTGAGACTCGTTTCGAGGGCGACAAGCGCCTCGAGCAGACGGCGGTTCCCGTCGACGGGGACGCATCGCCGCTGCTCGAGGGAGCCACGGGTCCCGCGTCGGGCTACGAGATTCACGCCGGTCGGACCCGCGCGCTCGAAGACGTGAGCCGACCGCTCGGGGACTCGAGTGCGGCCAGGGGGCGGGTGCTGGGAACCTACCTGCACGGCCTGTTCGACAACGCGTCGGTCCTAACGGCGTTTCTCGACGCCGTCGCGGCGAGTGCGGGGGTCGACCGGGACGCCGCGGACTCGGCAGGGGCGGGGCAGGAACCCGGTGAGACGCCTGCCGACCGGGCGGCGCGGCTGGTTCGTGATCACGTCGAGCTAGCGACCCTGGGCGAACCGTTTGAGCGACTCGAGTAG
- a CDS encoding CopG family transcriptional regulator, giving the protein MAKDTVRYPDDVVTEIDTLVDDGMFESKSEFYRFSAEYVLTLIDSDHDVKTFNFDEIKSELDISDRDHAEALGADGGTFFLDAVINVRKHGLRGNYEAAERFIDTHYDETDQECIILEELLGTYRDGPS; this is encoded by the coding sequence ATGGCAAAAGATACCGTCAGATACCCCGACGACGTGGTCACGGAGATCGACACGCTCGTCGACGACGGTATGTTCGAGAGCAAGTCGGAGTTCTATCGGTTCTCCGCGGAGTACGTCCTCACCCTGATCGATTCGGACCACGATGTCAAGACGTTCAACTTCGACGAGATCAAGTCCGAACTCGACATCAGCGACCGCGACCACGCCGAAGCGCTGGGCGCCGACGGCGGGACCTTCTTCCTCGACGCCGTGATAAACGTCCGAAAACACGGTCTGCGCGGCAACTACGAGGCCGCCGAACGCTTCATCGACACCCACTACGACGAGACCGACCAGGAGTGTATCATCCTCGAGGAGTTGCTCGGGACCTACCGCGACGGGCCGTCGTAG
- a CDS encoding MTH865 family protein, which produces MTDEAELREQLIDAFENADYPVSGPMELVPALPDGPGTRFECGDFSMTAMELNATTDGGEFPYEDVDSLVDDLIAELKAADEL; this is translated from the coding sequence ATGACAGACGAAGCCGAACTCCGCGAACAGCTGATCGACGCGTTCGAGAACGCTGACTATCCGGTTTCGGGTCCGATGGAACTCGTGCCGGCGCTGCCCGACGGGCCGGGGACGAGGTTCGAGTGCGGCGACTTCTCGATGACCGCGATGGAGCTCAACGCCACAACTGACGGCGGGGAATTCCCCTACGAGGACGTCGACTCCCTCGTCGACGACCTGATCGCGGAACTGAAAGCGGCGGACGAGCTGTGA
- a CDS encoding bacterio-opsin activator domain-containing protein has translation MNAAHRTRPIIIVTDARGQESRLPARLERATENDVRTVPASADLESAMERRDDEPASITPSAVVIELDCPGEIETVLRQVHASLAGVPTIVAPREGTERLATVALRADATEYVPTTCNEDPIDRIVSTVRSSTSVPADGGDDRYHHILANELPDEAFVIGENGTYLEAKVRSESADLYSMPADDLVGTALDDAFPDAVAVKLQECVDRAIRSDDVQSVEYEADTTDGRRQFEARVVPIDERIQGRRAVVWLARDITERVERERQLRSRQDQLETLNRINAVVRRVIETLVEAPARDAIEREVCEQLVDSELYCGSWIAERTGDGRLSYRTGAGEAETVLERIREYPGDDHDNPVAKAAQTNELRTTNRILEDESISDELRAAAREDDVRSAIAVPITHEDATYGVLTVLASRDDAFSERERAGFRLLGETIGFTIMAVKNRQLLFADSVVELEFRIDGGDTFSFDLSTKYGCTCSLEWAGTTAGGRTFQYVTIDGLDGETVLEEAATHDSVEECRLIHDGEESCTIEMRLSKSGVRTLTNHGATIRDVSVEGGVGTCLVEVSQDADIREIAEALTVIYENTELVARREVDRPVRTAAERRNRILDGLTDRQLTTLRLAYYSGFFDWPRESTGEDIADAMDISPPTMHQHLRKGLKSILGEFFEDGRNPE, from the coding sequence ATGAACGCTGCACATCGAACGAGACCGATCATCATCGTAACTGACGCGCGGGGCCAGGAGAGCCGTCTTCCGGCCCGTCTCGAGCGGGCCACCGAGAACGACGTTCGAACGGTGCCCGCGAGCGCGGATCTCGAGTCGGCGATGGAGCGACGCGACGACGAGCCGGCATCGATTACGCCGAGTGCCGTCGTCATCGAACTCGACTGTCCCGGCGAGATAGAAACCGTGCTCCGGCAAGTCCACGCCAGCCTGGCTGGCGTGCCGACGATCGTTGCGCCACGCGAGGGCACCGAACGACTCGCCACGGTCGCGCTCCGGGCCGACGCGACCGAGTACGTGCCGACGACGTGCAACGAGGACCCGATCGATCGGATCGTCTCGACGGTCCGATCTTCCACCTCGGTTCCAGCGGACGGCGGCGACGACCGATATCATCACATCCTCGCGAACGAACTGCCCGACGAAGCCTTCGTCATCGGCGAGAACGGCACGTATCTCGAGGCGAAGGTTCGGTCCGAATCCGCGGATCTGTACTCGATGCCGGCGGACGACCTCGTCGGAACCGCACTCGACGACGCGTTCCCCGACGCAGTCGCCGTGAAGTTACAGGAGTGTGTCGATCGGGCGATCCGGTCCGACGACGTCCAGTCGGTCGAGTACGAGGCGGACACGACCGACGGCCGCCGACAGTTCGAGGCTCGCGTCGTCCCGATCGACGAACGGATTCAGGGCCGGCGCGCCGTCGTCTGGCTGGCGCGGGATATCACCGAACGCGTCGAGCGCGAGCGGCAACTCCGCTCGCGCCAGGACCAACTCGAGACGCTCAACCGGATCAACGCGGTCGTCCGACGAGTTATCGAAACGCTGGTCGAGGCCCCGGCCAGAGACGCCATCGAACGCGAAGTCTGCGAGCAACTCGTCGACTCGGAGCTGTACTGCGGCTCGTGGATCGCCGAACGGACCGGGGACGGGCGACTGTCCTACCGGACCGGCGCGGGCGAGGCGGAGACCGTCCTCGAGCGCATTCGCGAGTATCCCGGTGACGATCACGATAACCCGGTGGCGAAGGCGGCACAAACCAACGAGTTACGGACGACCAACCGCATTCTCGAGGACGAGTCGATCTCCGACGAATTGCGGGCGGCGGCCCGTGAGGACGACGTCAGGTCCGCGATCGCCGTCCCCATCACGCACGAAGACGCGACCTACGGCGTGCTTACCGTGCTCGCGAGTCGCGACGACGCCTTCAGCGAGCGCGAGCGGGCCGGGTTCAGACTGCTCGGCGAGACGATCGGCTTTACGATCATGGCAGTCAAGAACCGTCAGCTACTCTTCGCCGACTCCGTCGTCGAACTCGAGTTCCGAATCGACGGCGGCGACACGTTCTCGTTTGACCTCTCGACGAAGTACGGCTGTACTTGCTCGCTCGAGTGGGCCGGCACGACCGCCGGCGGACGCACGTTCCAGTACGTGACGATCGATGGGCTGGACGGCGAGACGGTGCTCGAGGAGGCGGCGACCCACGACTCGGTCGAGGAGTGTCGGCTCATCCACGACGGGGAGGAGAGCTGCACGATCGAGATGCGACTGTCGAAGTCGGGGGTCCGGACGCTCACGAACCACGGCGCGACGATCCGGGACGTCTCTGTCGAGGGCGGGGTCGGAACCTGTCTGGTCGAGGTCTCACAGGACGCCGATATCAGGGAGATCGCGGAGGCGCTGACTGTGATCTACGAGAACACCGAACTCGTCGCCAGACGGGAAGTGGATCGACCGGTCAGGACGGCGGCCGAGCGACGGAACCGGATCCTCGACGGGCTCACTGACCGCCAGCTCACGACGTTGCGACTCGCCTACTACAGCGGGTTCTTCGACTGGCCGCGCGAGAGTACCGGCGAGGATATCGCCGACGCGATGGACATCTCGCCGCCGACGATGCACCAGCACCTGCGAAAGGGACTCAAATCGATTCTCGGTGAATTCTTCGAGGACGGCAGAAACCCTGAGTAG
- a CDS encoding RNA-guided endonuclease TnpB family protein, whose translation MANKVVPRTFKASLRNHSQVEGDLDSLGFSGSKLWNVGRWTVQRVWDEIEHIPEHDELTAYLKNHERYDDLHSQSSQRILQELAEAFHSWYGKRTNGDTRANPPGYRKHGDEHPRSTITFKNKGFKLDTENNRVRLSKGKNTKDYWSDFALCEYETRPDVDLPTVESVQQVRAVWTGDKWELHFVCRVEIEVADAPGESTVGIDLGICTFAALAYEDETAELYPLGCLKEDGYYFSKHIANCDDSSSERAEQLHRKWSNRRTHYFHALAKHIVEQCVEKRVGSITIGDLSGVREDEDDEVKNWGTHGNLDLHGWAFDRFTNILTYKAEMQGVEVNPVSERDTSKTCSCCGRERDSNRVERGLYVCDSCELVANADVNGAENIRQVPLSPSAVSAADRSNGWLAQPSTVLFDKETGAFVPQEQVRS comes from the coding sequence ATGGCGAATAAGGTCGTCCCACGCACTTTCAAAGCGAGTCTCCGCAACCACTCGCAAGTGGAGGGCGACCTTGACTCCCTCGGGTTCTCCGGCTCCAAACTCTGGAATGTTGGACGATGGACCGTTCAGCGCGTCTGGGACGAAATCGAACACATTCCAGAACACGACGAACTCACCGCGTACCTCAAGAACCACGAACGCTATGATGACCTACACTCGCAGTCAAGTCAGCGAATTCTGCAAGAACTCGCTGAAGCGTTCCACTCATGGTACGGCAAGCGAACCAACGGAGACACCCGAGCCAATCCACCCGGCTACCGCAAACACGGCGACGAACACCCACGCTCCACCATCACGTTCAAAAATAAAGGGTTCAAACTTGACACAGAAAACAACCGCGTCCGCCTCTCCAAAGGCAAGAACACGAAAGACTACTGGTCCGACTTCGCACTCTGTGAGTACGAAACGCGGCCGGATGTCGACCTCCCTACTGTAGAGAGTGTTCAACAAGTCCGCGCGGTATGGACGGGCGACAAGTGGGAACTCCACTTCGTCTGCCGCGTCGAAATCGAAGTCGCCGACGCCCCCGGCGAATCAACCGTCGGAATCGACCTCGGCATTTGCACGTTTGCTGCACTTGCCTACGAAGATGAAACTGCGGAATTGTACCCGCTTGGCTGTCTGAAAGAAGACGGCTACTACTTCAGCAAGCACATCGCGAACTGCGATGACTCTTCGTCAGAGCGGGCGGAGCAACTCCACCGTAAGTGGTCGAATCGCCGCACTCACTACTTCCACGCTCTCGCGAAACACATCGTCGAACAGTGTGTGGAGAAACGAGTGGGTTCCATCACTATCGGTGACTTGAGTGGAGTTCGTGAAGACGAAGATGACGAAGTGAAAAACTGGGGAACGCACGGCAATCTTGATTTGCATGGCTGGGCGTTCGACCGGTTCACGAACATTCTCACGTACAAGGCTGAGATGCAGGGTGTCGAGGTGAACCCTGTGTCCGAGCGTGACACGTCGAAAACGTGCTCGTGTTGTGGGCGGGAGCGGGATTCGAATCGTGTGGAGCGTGGGTTGTACGTATGTGATTCGTGTGAGTTGGTTGCGAATGCGGATGTGAACGGGGCGGAGAATATTCGGCAAGTACCTCTGAGTCCGTCGGCTGTTTCGGCCGCGGATAGGAGTAACGGCTGGTTGGCGCAGCCTTCGACAGTCTTGTTTGACAAGGAAACTGGCGCGTTCGTACCTCAAGAACAAGTCCGCTCGTAG